The following proteins come from a genomic window of Paramicrobacterium humi:
- a CDS encoding ferrochelatase, which produces MSYDAILLASFGGPEGQDDVIPFLKNVTRGKGIPEERLEEVAVHYRHHGGVSPINEQNRDLKAALEAELARRGIDIPVYWGNRNWDPYFTDALRELHADGKRDVLAIVTSAYTSYSGVKQYHEDFDRALDETGLRDSVRITRIREFFDHPGFVSPFVEGVREALDSLSDAANTHVMFVTHSIPTAAATESGPEYGEGGAYEAQHRAVAEAIMRRAGSDAPHSLVYQSRSGNPATPWLEPDINDAIAELDGVDALVIVPIGFVSDHMEVLWDLDNEALETARENGIRAVRVPTPGVHPAFVAGLVDLLGERLQNIPDAERPHETDLGPWPDHAPQGADLAGVTPAS; this is translated from the coding sequence TTGAGCTATGACGCGATTCTTCTGGCCAGCTTCGGCGGCCCCGAAGGGCAGGATGACGTCATCCCGTTCCTCAAGAACGTGACGCGCGGCAAGGGGATCCCCGAAGAGCGGCTCGAAGAGGTCGCCGTGCACTACCGCCACCACGGCGGAGTATCGCCGATCAACGAGCAGAACCGGGACCTCAAAGCCGCCCTCGAGGCGGAACTCGCGCGTCGCGGCATCGACATTCCCGTCTACTGGGGAAACCGCAACTGGGACCCGTACTTCACCGACGCGCTGCGGGAGCTGCACGCCGACGGGAAGCGGGACGTGCTTGCGATCGTGACGAGCGCGTACACGTCGTACTCGGGTGTCAAGCAGTACCACGAGGACTTCGACCGGGCTCTCGACGAGACCGGGCTTCGCGACAGTGTCCGCATCACCCGAATCCGCGAGTTCTTCGACCACCCGGGATTCGTCAGCCCGTTCGTCGAAGGCGTGCGTGAGGCGCTCGATTCGCTGTCGGATGCCGCGAACACGCACGTCATGTTCGTCACCCACTCGATTCCCACCGCCGCCGCGACCGAATCAGGTCCTGAATACGGCGAAGGCGGAGCGTACGAGGCTCAGCACCGGGCTGTCGCGGAGGCGATCATGCGCCGTGCGGGCTCCGATGCGCCGCACAGCCTCGTCTACCAGTCCCGCTCCGGGAACCCCGCGACGCCGTGGCTCGAGCCGGACATCAACGACGCGATCGCGGAACTCGACGGCGTCGACGCGCTCGTGATCGTGCCGATCGGGTTCGTGAGCGACCACATGGAAGTGCTCTGGGACCTCGACAACGAGGCCCTCGAGACGGCACGCGAGAACGGCATCCGCGCTGTGCGCGTTCCCACCCCCGGCGTGCACCCGGCCTTCGTCGCGGGGCTCGTCGACTTGCTCGGTGAGCGCCTGCAGAACATTCCCGATGCCGAGCGGCCGCACGAGACCGACCTCGGTCCATGGCCCGACCACGCACCGCAGGGCGCAGATCTGGCGGGGGTGACCCCCGCGTCATGA
- the hemQ gene encoding hydrogen peroxide-dependent heme synthase has protein sequence MTAPASAEASSNPHDASPSTPAQDAPVSGFTLWAVFRRNPATPVTVTDTSVSELDAAVSAAAERGVTIRGFYDVSGFKADADLMIWLHGDEAHDIQAALRELRRTSLIAPLLPTWNAMAVHRDAEFNKRHVPGFLRGLPPKNWIVVYPFVRSYDWYLLPDDERSKMLADHGRKGAQFRGAIANTVAAFALGDYEWVLPIESDELTELVDMMRDLRYTEARRHVREEVPFYTGRRIETAEIPEVLR, from the coding sequence ATGACTGCACCTGCTTCGGCAGAGGCATCGTCGAACCCCCACGACGCCTCCCCCTCAACTCCCGCGCAGGACGCTCCGGTCAGCGGTTTCACGCTCTGGGCCGTCTTCCGTCGCAATCCCGCCACCCCCGTCACCGTGACCGACACGTCGGTGAGCGAACTCGACGCGGCGGTGAGCGCCGCCGCCGAGCGCGGCGTGACGATCCGCGGCTTCTATGACGTCTCCGGCTTCAAAGCGGACGCGGACCTCATGATCTGGCTGCACGGCGATGAGGCGCACGACATCCAGGCGGCGCTGCGCGAGCTTCGCCGCACCTCGCTCATCGCTCCGCTTCTCCCCACGTGGAACGCGATGGCCGTGCACCGCGACGCCGAGTTCAACAAGCGGCATGTCCCCGGCTTCCTCCGCGGCCTCCCGCCGAAGAACTGGATCGTCGTCTACCCGTTCGTGCGCAGCTACGACTGGTATCTGCTTCCCGACGACGAGCGCTCGAAGATGCTCGCCGACCACGGCCGCAAGGGCGCACAGTTCCGCGGCGCGATCGCGAACACCGTCGCGGCGTTCGCCCTCGGCGACTACGAGTGGGTGCTCCCCATCGAGTCGGACGAGCTCACGGAGCTCGTCGACATGATGCGCGACCTGCGCTACACCGAGGCGCGCCGGCACGTGCGTGAAGAGGTTCCGTTCTACACGGGCCGTCGCATCGAGACGGCCGAGATCCCGGAGGTTCTCCGTTGA
- a CDS encoding phage holin family protein yields MTDRSNESLFTLIRSLPELFTNLIKAEIEQLKTKAVHMGKYAGIGAGLFVGALIFLYFAIGVLVAVGILALALVMPAWLAALIVFVVFLLIAVVLALVGVAFFKKMGQDPDPVESIKQDIDAVKGMGTYDR; encoded by the coding sequence ATGACTGATCGCAGCAACGAGTCGCTGTTCACACTGATTCGCTCGCTTCCCGAGCTGTTCACCAACCTCATCAAGGCCGAGATCGAGCAGCTCAAGACCAAGGCCGTCCACATGGGGAAGTACGCCGGAATCGGCGCGGGCCTCTTCGTGGGCGCCCTCATCTTCCTCTACTTCGCGATCGGCGTGCTCGTCGCCGTCGGCATCCTCGCTCTCGCGCTCGTCATGCCGGCGTGGCTCGCGGCCCTCATCGTCTTCGTGGTCTTCCTGCTGATCGCCGTCGTGCTCGCGCTCGTTGGAGTCGCGTTCTTCAAGAAGATGGGCCAGGACCCGGACCCCGTCGAGAGCATCAAGCAAGACATCGACGCCGTGAAGGGAATGGGCACTTATGACCGCTGA
- the hemG gene encoding protoporphyrinogen oxidase, which yields MTAGVPSDKHVVVIGGGVAGLVAALECARIGVRVTLVEAADRLGGCIRTEEVAGVAVDVGAESFATRGGTVRALIERLGLEEAVIAPNSAGAWLLFGDSAAPLPKAGILGIPSNPLADDVRAIIGWKGAWRAYLDRVRPVLTIGDERNLGALVEKRMGKAVLENLVAPVTNGVYSAEPSQLDVTRAAPGLNRALTVAGSLSGAVATLRDNVPAGSAVGGFRGGMTVLVEALRAALENYAVTVLTDTRAQAIEPLDGERWRVVTETSEGEGAETDADAVIVAVPEPVAVELLAPHVPAFSAHAAARPPAVDIVTLAIDSPELDAEPRGTGVLTARSANRVAKALTHSSAKWEWLAESIGAPHRHIVRVSFGTQGASSPLEGLDEGAVIDLARREASAMLGVSIAADQVVDAVRTSWAGTLPAAFSGQRERAAALRDAIAAVPGLDATGAWLAGTGLASVIPDATEAAGRVRHRIVAEALGAD from the coding sequence ATGACCGCCGGCGTACCTTCTGACAAGCACGTCGTCGTCATCGGCGGCGGAGTCGCCGGACTCGTCGCGGCGCTCGAGTGCGCCCGCATCGGCGTGCGCGTCACCCTCGTCGAGGCCGCCGACCGGCTCGGCGGCTGCATTCGCACGGAGGAGGTCGCGGGCGTCGCCGTCGACGTGGGAGCCGAGAGCTTCGCGACTCGCGGCGGGACCGTGCGCGCACTCATCGAGCGGCTCGGACTCGAGGAGGCCGTGATCGCCCCGAACAGTGCGGGCGCCTGGCTGCTCTTCGGCGATTCGGCGGCCCCGCTGCCGAAGGCCGGCATCCTCGGCATCCCCTCGAACCCGCTTGCCGACGACGTGCGGGCCATCATCGGCTGGAAGGGCGCGTGGCGCGCGTACCTCGACCGCGTCAGGCCCGTGCTCACGATCGGCGACGAGCGCAACCTCGGAGCGCTCGTCGAGAAGCGCATGGGGAAGGCCGTGCTCGAGAACCTGGTCGCGCCGGTCACGAACGGCGTCTACTCCGCCGAGCCCAGCCAGCTCGACGTCACGCGCGCGGCACCCGGACTCAATCGCGCGCTCACCGTCGCGGGCTCCCTCTCGGGCGCCGTCGCGACGCTGCGCGACAACGTGCCGGCCGGCTCCGCCGTCGGCGGCTTCCGAGGCGGAATGACCGTGCTCGTCGAGGCGCTGCGTGCCGCGCTTGAGAACTATGCCGTCACCGTGCTCACCGACACCCGGGCGCAGGCGATCGAGCCGCTCGACGGGGAACGCTGGCGCGTCGTGACGGAGACTTCCGAGGGGGAGGGTGCCGAAACCGACGCCGATGCGGTGATCGTCGCGGTGCCCGAACCCGTCGCTGTCGAGCTGCTTGCACCGCACGTGCCCGCGTTCTCCGCGCACGCGGCGGCGCGCCCTCCCGCTGTCGACATCGTGACGCTCGCGATCGACAGTCCCGAACTGGACGCGGAGCCGCGCGGCACCGGCGTGCTGACGGCCCGCTCGGCGAACCGCGTCGCCAAGGCGCTGACGCACTCGAGCGCGAAGTGGGAGTGGCTCGCCGAGAGCATCGGCGCACCGCACCGGCACATCGTGCGCGTGTCATTCGGGACGCAAGGCGCGTCGAGCCCCCTCGAGGGCCTCGACGAGGGCGCCGTCATCGACCTCGCGCGCCGCGAGGCGAGCGCGATGCTCGGCGTGTCCATCGCCGCAGACCAGGTTGTGGATGCCGTCCGCACCTCGTGGGCGGGCACGCTGCCGGCCGCGTTCTCCGGGCAGCGGGAGCGCGCGGCGGCGCTGCGCGACGCGATAGCCGCCGTGCCGGGACTCGACGCGACCGGCGCGTGGCTCGCCGGAACCGGTCTCGCCTCGGTCATCCCCGATGCGACGGAGGCCGCCGGCCGGGTGCGGCATCGGATCGTCGCGGAGGCGCTCGGCGCAGATTAG
- the hemE gene encoding uroporphyrinogen decarboxylase yields the protein MHLDSRHPLASGLTHDSRLVRAYRGDRPDVTPVWFMRQAGRSLPEYRALRVGTAMLDACLNPGMASEITLQPVRRHKVDAAVFFSDIVVPLRLVGVDVEIVAGKGPVMGEAIRSNDDLDRLLALDPAVLDERLTAVTEAVAQTVAGLRRIPGIDGATPLVGFAGAPFTLAAYLVEGGPSKDHLRARALMHSDPLAWSRLMAWTADVTGRFLRAQVLAGASAAQLFDSWAGDLSLTDYSEHVAPASARALEYVKDLGYERGGESHSVPIVHFGVGTGELLAAMHGVGADTVGVDYRIPLDEAERRLGGGVPLQGNIDPAQLAAPWEVLERHVLDVLARGASAPSHVLNLGHGVPPDTDPEVLTRIVELVHAR from the coding sequence GTGCACCTCGATTCTCGCCACCCTCTCGCGTCCGGGCTGACTCACGATTCGCGCCTCGTGCGCGCCTACCGCGGCGACCGGCCCGACGTGACGCCCGTGTGGTTCATGCGGCAGGCGGGGCGATCGCTGCCCGAATACCGCGCCCTGCGCGTGGGCACGGCCATGCTCGACGCGTGCCTCAACCCGGGCATGGCGAGCGAGATCACGCTGCAGCCGGTGCGCCGGCACAAGGTCGACGCCGCCGTGTTCTTCTCCGACATCGTCGTTCCCCTGCGACTCGTCGGCGTCGACGTCGAGATCGTGGCGGGCAAGGGCCCCGTCATGGGCGAGGCCATTCGCTCGAACGACGACCTCGACCGGCTTCTCGCTCTCGACCCGGCCGTTCTCGACGAGCGCCTCACGGCCGTGACGGAGGCCGTCGCCCAGACCGTCGCCGGACTGCGCCGCATCCCCGGGATCGACGGCGCGACGCCGCTCGTCGGATTCGCCGGCGCGCCGTTCACGCTCGCCGCCTACCTCGTCGAGGGCGGGCCCTCGAAGGATCATCTGCGTGCTCGCGCGCTCATGCACAGCGATCCCCTCGCCTGGTCGCGGCTCATGGCGTGGACGGCGGACGTCACCGGGCGCTTCCTCCGCGCGCAAGTGCTCGCCGGCGCCTCTGCCGCGCAGCTCTTCGACTCGTGGGCAGGCGATCTGTCGCTCACTGACTACTCCGAGCACGTCGCGCCGGCCTCGGCCCGCGCCCTCGAGTACGTGAAGGACCTCGGCTACGAGCGCGGCGGCGAGAGCCACAGCGTGCCGATCGTGCACTTCGGCGTCGGCACGGGCGAACTCCTCGCCGCCATGCACGGCGTGGGCGCCGACACGGTCGGCGTCGACTACCGCATCCCGCTCGACGAGGCCGAGCGCCGGCTCGGCGGCGGTGTGCCGCTGCAGGGCAACATCGATCCCGCGCAGCTGGCCGCGCCGTGGGAGGTGCTCGAGCGGCACGTGCTCGACGTGCTCGCGCGGGGCGCGAGCGCCCCCTCGCACGTGCTCAACCTCGGGCACGGGGTGCCGCCGGACACGGACCCGGAGGTGCTGACGCGCATCGTGGAACTGGTGCACGCACGATGA
- a CDS encoding glutamyl-tRNA reductase: MLMSLTASHKNASFDLLEQLSLDADAVATSITTASERVRGSVVVATCNRFEVYVDIDGDGPDAAMGAVSAATAVVAGASGIDAATLERTWHVKTDESAAEHLFAVTSGLESVVVGEGEIAGQVRRSLESAREAGTTTATLERLFQRASQTSRGIKNRTPIGRAGRSIVRLALELASSRVTDWSSMRVLLIGTGAYAGASLAALRDRGVTDVSVFSPSGRGATFAANHGIATVDPADFASVVAAADVIVTCTVTEGFVLDADILQRARVEYALAHTSAHVRDVLHRDGTPGCPVNHDAYQLVIDLGLPRNVDPDVASVHGVELVDLETIRIHAPLEELQATEVARAMVGKAARTFTRVTHEESLAPAVVALRAHGQRILDEEIARIAHRDPDGVAASALRHLVGRLLHTPTTRARELARDGEAERYVDALEALFGIDVDADAAAERDGEAAS, translated from the coding sequence GTGCTCATGAGTCTGACGGCGAGTCACAAGAACGCCTCCTTCGATCTGCTGGAACAGCTCTCCCTCGACGCCGACGCCGTGGCCACGAGCATCACGACCGCGTCCGAGCGCGTGCGCGGCAGCGTCGTCGTGGCCACGTGCAATCGCTTTGAGGTGTACGTCGACATCGACGGTGACGGGCCGGATGCCGCAATGGGCGCAGTCTCCGCCGCGACGGCCGTCGTCGCCGGGGCGTCCGGCATCGACGCGGCGACCCTTGAGCGCACGTGGCACGTCAAGACCGACGAGAGTGCCGCCGAGCACTTGTTCGCCGTGACCTCCGGTCTCGAGTCCGTCGTCGTCGGCGAGGGCGAGATCGCTGGCCAGGTGCGGCGCTCGCTCGAGAGCGCGCGCGAGGCCGGCACGACGACGGCGACGCTCGAACGACTGTTCCAGCGCGCCTCGCAGACGTCTCGGGGCATCAAGAACCGCACTCCGATCGGCCGAGCGGGCCGCTCGATCGTGCGCCTCGCGCTCGAGCTCGCCTCGAGCCGCGTGACCGACTGGTCGAGCATGCGCGTGCTGCTCATCGGTACGGGCGCGTACGCGGGAGCGAGCCTCGCGGCGCTGCGCGATCGCGGCGTCACGGACGTGAGCGTGTTCTCCCCCTCGGGGCGCGGCGCGACGTTCGCCGCGAACCACGGCATCGCCACCGTCGATCCGGCGGACTTCGCCTCGGTCGTCGCCGCCGCCGACGTCATCGTCACGTGCACCGTCACCGAGGGCTTCGTTCTCGACGCGGACATCCTGCAGCGGGCGCGGGTGGAGTACGCGCTCGCCCACACATCGGCGCACGTACGCGACGTTCTGCATCGCGACGGCACACCCGGCTGTCCGGTCAACCACGACGCGTACCAGCTTGTCATCGACCTCGGGCTGCCGCGCAACGTCGACCCCGACGTGGCGAGCGTGCACGGCGTCGAGCTGGTCGACCTCGAGACCATCCGCATCCACGCGCCGCTCGAGGAGCTGCAGGCCACCGAGGTCGCTCGTGCGATGGTCGGAAAGGCCGCGCGCACTTTCACACGCGTGACGCACGAGGAGTCTCTCGCTCCCGCCGTCGTCGCGCTACGCGCGCATGGTCAGCGCATCCTCGACGAGGAGATCGCGCGCATCGCGCACCGCGATCCCGACGGGGTCGCCGCATCCGCCTTGCGCCACCTGGTGGGCCGCCTGCTGCACACTCCCACGACCCGTGCCCGCGAGCTCGCACGCGACGGCGAGGCGGAGCGCTACGTGGACGCCCTCGAGGCACTGTTCGGCATCGACGTCGACGCGGATGCCGCTGCGGAACGCGACGGCGAAGCGGCTTCGTAG
- a CDS encoding DUF4190 domain-containing protein yields the protein MSNTPPPAAPAPGQYPGNQQPYQQQPYQQQPYGYAPAPQDKWNVLAIVSFVGSLIGFSIIAAILGFVSLSQIKKTGEKGRGLAIAAVIIGIVSVVIQIIVVIAVIAAIGAASTYDYNY from the coding sequence ATGTCTAACACTCCTCCTCCCGCAGCACCGGCTCCCGGTCAGTACCCGGGCAACCAGCAGCCGTACCAGCAGCAGCCCTACCAGCAGCAGCCGTACGGCTACGCGCCGGCCCCGCAGGACAAATGGAACGTCCTCGCGATCGTGTCGTTCGTCGGCTCGCTCATCGGGTTCTCCATCATCGCTGCGATTCTCGGCTTCGTGTCGCTCTCGCAGATCAAGAAGACGGGCGAGAAGGGCCGGGGCCTCGCGATCGCGGCGGTCATCATCGGCATCGTGTCCGTCGTGATCCAGATCATCGTCGTCATCGCCGTGATCGCCGCCATCGGCGCCGCGTCCACCTACGACTACAACTACTGA